One stretch of Rhipicephalus sanguineus isolate Rsan-2018 chromosome 10, BIME_Rsan_1.4, whole genome shotgun sequence DNA includes these proteins:
- the LOC125760211 gene encoding fibroblast growth factor receptor-like 1, which produces MSLFDALLIVLFLEATALGLHVTARAAPADAPRVHPFAFSKDHQRGRTVAVTCIVDHGTPPFSFAWSKDGRPLPEAGGSEKPVSKMITESVSVLTVPNVDAEDVGNYTCRASNAAGSDGFTAELVVSGGC; this is translated from the exons ATGTCGCTGTTCGACGCGCTTCTGATCGTTCTTTTTTTGGAAGCAACGGCGTTGGGACTACACGTCACAGCTCGAGCAG CGCCTGCAGATGCTCCCAGAGTCCACCCGTTCGCGTTCTCGAAGGATCACCAAAGGGGACGGACCGTAGCGGTCACGTGCATTGTGGACCACGGCACTCCGCCGTTCAGCTTCGCCTGGTCGAAAGACGGGCGTCCCCTGCCAGAAGCTGGAGGGAGCGAGAAGCCCGTGTCGAAGATGATCACGGAGTCCGTGTCCGTCTTGACGGTGCCCAACGTCGACGCCGAAGACGTCGGGAACTACACCTGCCGCGCCAGCAACGCCGCCGGCAGCGACGGCTTCACGGCGGAGCTCGTAGTCTCCGGTGGGtgttga